In Acidimicrobiia bacterium, one genomic interval encodes:
- the nadA gene encoding quinolinate synthase NadA — protein MATITLEPAWYPANQFRDRHPRGVATRLSPPVLSGAPDGKVSPKMLRLQSRLPDRYLDADPETLERWISEAKETLGERLFILGHHYQRDEVMKWADARGDSFGLSVLAKERTQAEYIVFCGVHFMAESADILTSERQTVILPDLNAGCSMADMADIDGVTEAWETLEDVVDINRVVPITYMNSSAAIKAFVGEHGGAVCTSTNARAVLEWAFTQGDQVLFFPDQHLGRNTGYAMGYTEADMRIWDPRKDMGGLEEADLKEATFLLWKGHCSVHQRFTADHVAAFRAEHPDGIVIAHPECSHEVCSIADQVGSTSYIINAVQEAPAGSHIAIGTEIHLVNRVANETPDKHIVSLDPLVCPCSTMFRIDGPHLAWILEALVDGRTPNVIKVDDETAHWAKVALERMLALT, from the coding sequence GTGGCTACAATCACACTTGAGCCGGCCTGGTATCCGGCAAATCAGTTCCGTGACCGACATCCCCGTGGAGTGGCGACCAGGCTGTCCCCACCGGTCTTAAGCGGAGCTCCAGATGGGAAGGTTTCCCCAAAAATGCTGCGACTACAATCACGTCTGCCGGACCGCTATCTAGACGCGGACCCTGAAACCCTAGAGCGATGGATTAGCGAGGCTAAAGAAACGCTTGGCGAACGGCTCTTTATTTTGGGCCATCACTATCAACGTGACGAGGTTATGAAATGGGCTGACGCTAGAGGCGATTCTTTTGGTCTCTCGGTGTTGGCGAAAGAACGAACCCAAGCTGAATACATCGTTTTTTGCGGTGTGCACTTCATGGCGGAATCGGCTGACATTCTTACTAGCGAACGCCAAACCGTTATTCTGCCCGACTTGAACGCTGGCTGTTCCATGGCCGACATGGCCGACATCGATGGGGTTACCGAGGCTTGGGAAACCCTTGAAGACGTGGTCGACATCAATCGTGTGGTGCCGATTACTTACATGAACTCTTCGGCCGCCATCAAGGCCTTTGTGGGCGAACATGGTGGTGCCGTTTGCACCTCTACTAACGCTAGGGCCGTGTTGGAATGGGCTTTCACCCAGGGCGACCAGGTACTTTTCTTCCCCGACCAACATCTGGGTCGAAACACTGGCTATGCCATGGGTTACACCGAAGCCGACATGCGGATTTGGGACCCTCGTAAAGATATGGGTGGACTGGAAGAAGCCGACCTTAAAGAAGCCACTTTCTTGTTGTGGAAGGGGCACTGCTCGGTGCACCAGCGTTTCACTGCCGATCATGTGGCGGCGTTTCGTGCTGAGCACCCCGATGGTATTGTGATCGCGCATCCAGAATGTTCGCACGAGGTCTGCTCGATTGCCGATCAGGTTGGTTCCACCAGCTACATCATCAACGCTGTGCAAGAAGCACCGGCGGGTTCGCATATTGCCATTGGTACCGAAATTCACCTGGTGAACCGGGTGGCGAATGAGACCCCCGACAAGCACATCGTTTCGCTTGATCCTCTGGTTTGTCCGTGCTCCACCATGTTCCGCATTGATGGCCCGCATTTGGCTTGGATTCTGGAAGCATTGGTCGATGGCCGCACCCCGAATGTGATCAAGGTGGACGATGAAACTGCGCATTGGGCCAAGGTGGCCCTTGAGCGTATGTTGGCCCTCACCTAG